Proteins encoded within one genomic window of Jiangella mangrovi:
- a CDS encoding alpha/beta fold hydrolase: MTTASATVSPQNRTIVRAGAKLRALRIAFRTLERVAPGVGARWATSVWCTLPNTGGRRRDERPRPGERSTLTLADGRVIAVESWGFGPPVYLMHGWGGWRGQLGAFVQPLVDAGRRVVAVDAPSHGDSGPGQLGRGKATGVEFTEALAAAVGKHGKPAAVIGHSLGGAATAVAVLDGLPAAKLVFVAPSTKLSSGLAMLQWTLGFGERTRTRMLARMERLAGRHLSDYDITGLSRRVELPPTLVVHDRNDKEIPYDDGAELAATWPEAELATTEGLGHQRILRDPAVIALVVDYVTA; this comes from the coding sequence ATGACCACGGCCTCGGCCACCGTCTCGCCGCAGAATCGCACGATCGTTCGTGCTGGAGCGAAGCTCCGCGCGCTCCGGATCGCGTTCCGGACGCTCGAGCGGGTCGCGCCCGGCGTCGGCGCTCGCTGGGCGACGAGCGTGTGGTGCACGCTGCCGAACACCGGTGGCCGGCGCCGCGACGAGCGGCCCCGCCCGGGCGAGCGCAGCACGCTGACGCTCGCCGACGGCCGGGTCATCGCGGTCGAGAGCTGGGGGTTCGGCCCGCCGGTGTACCTCATGCACGGCTGGGGCGGCTGGCGTGGGCAGCTCGGCGCGTTCGTCCAGCCGCTGGTCGATGCAGGCCGGCGGGTGGTCGCCGTCGACGCCCCGAGCCACGGCGACTCCGGGCCGGGCCAGCTCGGCCGCGGCAAGGCGACCGGCGTCGAGTTCACCGAGGCGCTCGCGGCCGCCGTGGGCAAGCACGGCAAGCCGGCCGCCGTCATCGGCCACTCGCTCGGCGGCGCGGCCACCGCGGTCGCCGTCCTCGACGGCCTGCCCGCGGCGAAACTGGTGTTCGTCGCGCCGAGCACGAAGCTCAGCTCGGGCCTGGCCATGCTCCAGTGGACCCTCGGGTTCGGCGAGCGGACCCGCACCCGCATGCTGGCCCGGATGGAGCGACTGGCCGGCCGGCACCTGTCCGACTACGACATCACCGGGCTGTCCCGGCGGGTCGAGCTGCCGCCCACCCTCGTCGTGCACGACCGCAACGACAAGGAGATCCCGTACGACGACGGCGCGGAGCTCGCGGCCACCTGGCCCGAGGCCGAGCTGGCGACCACCGAGGGGCTCGGGCATCAGCGGATCCTGCGCGACCCCGCAGTGATCGCCTTGGTCGTCGACTACGTCACGGCCTGA
- a CDS encoding low molecular weight phosphatase family protein, whose product MSTPTPEAPTIDRDLALRLAGERLDTEFPGIGRETIDSFLETSYEQFAAGARIPTFLPLMAERFSRQRLRALARVEREQAKPTVLFLDPDNAGRSLLALGLFETLSGDGAFGWSGGARPALDIDPGVADAMSERGIDLGDEFPKPWTDEIIQAADVVVIMGDVAVPELAGQRYEHWDVPETAGRDLDAVRAVRDDLEENVRDLLNRLDVGVRP is encoded by the coding sequence ATGAGCACACCGACCCCCGAAGCCCCCACCATCGACCGCGACCTCGCGTTGCGACTGGCCGGCGAACGCCTCGACACCGAGTTCCCCGGCATCGGCCGCGAGACCATCGACTCGTTCCTCGAGACCAGCTACGAGCAGTTCGCCGCCGGCGCCCGCATCCCGACGTTCCTGCCGCTCATGGCCGAGCGGTTCTCTCGGCAGCGGCTGCGCGCGCTGGCCCGGGTCGAGCGCGAGCAGGCCAAACCCACCGTCCTGTTCCTCGACCCGGACAACGCGGGCCGGTCGCTGCTGGCGCTCGGACTGTTCGAGACACTGTCCGGCGACGGCGCCTTCGGCTGGTCCGGCGGCGCGCGGCCCGCGCTGGACATCGATCCCGGCGTCGCCGACGCGATGAGCGAGCGCGGCATCGACCTCGGCGACGAGTTCCCGAAGCCGTGGACCGACGAGATCATCCAGGCCGCCGACGTCGTCGTCATCATGGGCGACGTCGCCGTCCCGGAACTGGCCGGCCAGCGGTACGAGCACTGGGACGTGCCCGAGACCGCCGGCCGCGACCTCGACGCCGTCCGCGCCGTCCGCGACGACCTGGAAGAGAATGTGCGCGACCTGCTGAACCGGCTGGACGTCGGCGTCAGGCCGTGA
- the mnmA gene encoding tRNA 2-thiouridine(34) synthase MnmA, whose translation MRVLAAMSGGVDSAVAAARLVEAGHDVTGVHLALSANPQSFRTGARGCCTIEDSRDARRAADVLGIPFYVWDLAERFRADVVEDFVAEYAAGRTPNPCLRCNEKIKFAAVLDRALALGFDAVGTGHYARVLEGPHGRELHRAADPEKDQSYVLGVLTAAQLSHALFPLGDTVKSEVRDEAERRGLAVARKPDSHDICFIADGDTAGFLRGRLGSEPGEVVDTAGAVVGTHDGTYGFTVGQRKGLHIGTPAADGKPRYVLDISPVDRRVTVGPREALAVDALTAVAPRWCGTAPVAGELRCEAQFRAHGVPVEAVATVSVDGSVGVEFAAPQEGVAPGQAVVLYDGSRVVGSATIDATRSAVRA comes from the coding sequence ATGCGCGTCCTCGCCGCGATGTCCGGCGGAGTCGACTCGGCGGTCGCCGCGGCCCGCCTGGTCGAGGCCGGCCACGACGTCACCGGGGTGCACCTCGCGCTGTCGGCCAACCCGCAGTCGTTCCGCACCGGCGCCCGCGGCTGCTGCACCATCGAGGACTCCCGCGACGCCCGCCGGGCCGCCGACGTGCTCGGCATCCCGTTCTACGTGTGGGACCTCGCCGAGCGGTTCCGCGCCGACGTCGTCGAGGACTTCGTCGCCGAGTACGCCGCCGGCCGCACGCCCAACCCGTGCTTGCGCTGCAACGAGAAGATCAAGTTCGCAGCCGTGCTCGACCGCGCGCTCGCGCTGGGCTTCGACGCCGTCGGCACCGGGCACTACGCCCGCGTCCTCGAGGGGCCGCACGGCCGCGAGCTGCACCGCGCCGCCGACCCCGAGAAGGACCAGTCCTACGTGCTCGGCGTGCTGACGGCCGCGCAACTGTCGCACGCGCTGTTCCCGCTCGGCGACACCGTCAAGTCCGAGGTCCGCGACGAGGCCGAGCGCCGCGGCCTGGCCGTCGCGCGCAAGCCCGACAGCCACGACATCTGCTTCATCGCCGACGGCGACACCGCCGGCTTCCTGCGTGGTCGTCTCGGTTCCGAGCCGGGCGAGGTGGTCGATACCGCCGGCGCCGTCGTCGGCACGCACGACGGGACCTACGGGTTCACCGTCGGCCAGCGCAAGGGGCTGCACATCGGCACGCCCGCGGCCGACGGCAAGCCGCGCTACGTCCTCGACATCTCCCCGGTCGACCGCCGGGTGACCGTCGGCCCGCGGGAAGCACTCGCCGTCGACGCCCTCACCGCCGTGGCGCCGCGCTGGTGCGGGACGGCGCCCGTCGCGGGGGAGTTGCGCTGCGAGGCGCAGTTCCGCGCCCATGGCGTTCCGGTCGAGGCCGTCGCGACGGTGTCGGTCGACGGCTCCGTGGGGGTCGAGTTCGCGGCGCCGCAGGAGGGCGTCGCGCCCGGCCAGGCCGTCGTGCTCTACGACGGCAGCCGTGTGGTCGGTTCGGCCACCATCGACGCGACCCGGTCCGCCGTCCGCGCCTGA
- a CDS encoding cysteine desulfurase family protein: MSDRRVYLDHAATTPVLPAVIDVVAGAMATLGNPSSLHASGRRARKLVEEARESVAAGLGARPSEVVFTSGGTEADNLAVKGLFWARRAADPRRVRILASAVEHHAVLDSVDWLTAEQGAKVEWLPVDHTGRLDVEALRRVVEADPDSVALVTVMWANNEVGTVQPLAEVVAVAHRYGIPVHSDAVQAVGALPVHFGDSGLDAMTVSGHKAGAPVGVGALLLRREADVTPVLHGGGQERDVRSGTLDAPAVAGLAAALRATLADVPARAAELAALRDRLVDGVRAAVPDAILNGDADGDPGRRLPGIAHFSFPGCEGDSLLLLLDAAGIDCSTGSACTAGVPEPSHVLLAMGAPHEQARGSLRFSLGHTSTTDDVDALVAAIGPAVERARAAGIVNVATSRGN; encoded by the coding sequence ATGTCTGACCGCCGCGTGTACCTCGACCATGCGGCGACGACCCCCGTCCTCCCCGCAGTGATCGACGTCGTCGCCGGGGCCATGGCTACCCTCGGCAACCCGTCGTCGCTGCACGCGTCCGGCCGCCGGGCCCGCAAGCTGGTCGAAGAGGCGCGCGAGTCCGTCGCCGCCGGCCTCGGCGCGCGGCCCAGCGAGGTGGTGTTCACCTCCGGTGGCACCGAGGCCGACAACCTCGCCGTCAAGGGCCTGTTCTGGGCCCGCCGCGCCGCCGACCCGCGCCGCGTCCGCATCCTCGCCTCCGCCGTCGAGCACCACGCTGTCCTCGACTCCGTCGACTGGCTGACCGCGGAGCAGGGGGCCAAGGTCGAGTGGCTGCCGGTCGACCACACGGGCCGGCTCGACGTCGAGGCCCTGCGGCGCGTGGTCGAGGCCGACCCCGACTCCGTCGCGCTGGTCACCGTCATGTGGGCGAACAACGAGGTCGGCACCGTCCAGCCGCTCGCCGAGGTCGTCGCCGTCGCGCACCGGTACGGCATCCCGGTGCACTCCGACGCCGTGCAGGCGGTCGGCGCGCTGCCGGTCCACTTCGGCGACTCCGGGCTCGACGCCATGACGGTGTCCGGGCACAAGGCCGGCGCTCCCGTGGGGGTGGGGGCGCTGCTGCTGCGGCGCGAAGCCGACGTCACGCCCGTCCTGCACGGCGGCGGCCAGGAGCGCGACGTCCGTTCCGGCACGCTCGACGCGCCCGCCGTGGCCGGGCTGGCGGCGGCGCTGCGGGCGACGCTGGCCGACGTCCCTGCGCGGGCGGCGGAGCTCGCCGCGTTGCGCGACCGGCTGGTCGACGGCGTCCGCGCGGCGGTGCCCGACGCGATCCTCAACGGCGACGCCGACGGCGACCCCGGCCGCCGGCTGCCCGGCATCGCGCACTTCTCCTTCCCCGGCTGCGAGGGCGACTCCCTGCTGCTCCTGCTCGACGCCGCCGGCATCGACTGCTCGACGGGCAGCGCCTGCACGGCCGGCGTGCCGGAGCCGTCGCACGTGCTGCTCGCCATGGGCGCTCCGCACGAGCAGGCCCGCGGGTCGCTGCGGTTCTCGCTCGGTCACACGTCGACGACGGACGACGTCGACGCGCTGGTCGCGGCCATCGGCCCGGCCGTCGAGCGGGCCCGGGCGGCCGGCATCGTGAACGTCGCAACCAGCAGGGGGAACTGA
- a CDS encoding electron transfer flavoprotein subunit alpha/FixB family protein, whose amino-acid sequence MAEILVLVDHVDGEVRKTTLELLTLARRAGEPAAVFLGSGYHEAAREALGQYGAVKVYVVEAGEFEQYLVVPKAEALAQIASSSGAAGVLLTSSPEGKEIAARLAVKLGSGVITDATDVTGVAPDLITTQSVFAGGYTVTAQVTTGTPVITVKPNAVTPEPAPATPAEEKVAVAFSEAATKARIVERKPRAATGRPELTEASIVVSGGRGTGGDFAPVEALADALGAAVGASRAAVDSGWYPHAYQVGQTGKTVSPQLYLAAGISGAIQHRAGMQTSKTIVVVNKDPEAPIFAMADFGVVGDLHTVLPQATAEIQKRKS is encoded by the coding sequence ATGGCTGAGATTCTGGTTCTGGTCGACCACGTCGACGGTGAGGTCCGCAAGACCACGCTCGAGTTGCTGACGCTGGCCCGGCGTGCGGGTGAGCCGGCCGCCGTCTTCTTGGGGTCGGGCTACCACGAGGCGGCCCGCGAGGCGTTGGGGCAGTACGGCGCGGTGAAGGTGTATGTGGTCGAGGCGGGCGAGTTCGAGCAGTACCTCGTCGTGCCGAAGGCCGAGGCGCTGGCGCAGATCGCGTCCTCGTCCGGCGCGGCCGGCGTGTTGCTGACCTCGTCGCCGGAGGGGAAGGAGATCGCGGCCCGGCTCGCGGTGAAGCTCGGCTCCGGCGTCATCACCGACGCCACCGATGTCACTGGTGTCGCCCCCGATCTGATCACCACGCAGTCCGTGTTCGCCGGCGGCTACACAGTGACCGCGCAGGTCACCACCGGGACGCCGGTCATCACGGTGAAGCCCAACGCCGTCACCCCCGAACCCGCACCCGCGACCCCGGCGGAGGAGAAGGTGGCGGTCGCGTTCTCCGAGGCCGCCACGAAGGCACGCATCGTCGAGCGCAAGCCGCGCGCCGCGACCGGCCGGCCCGAACTGACCGAGGCATCGATCGTGGTCTCCGGCGGACGGGGCACCGGCGGCGACTTCGCCCCGGTCGAGGCGCTGGCCGACGCCCTGGGCGCGGCCGTGGGCGCGTCCCGCGCGGCGGTGGACTCGGGCTGGTACCCGCACGCCTACCAGGTCGGGCAGACCGGCAAGACCGTCTCCCCCCAGTTGTATCTGGCCGCGGGGATCTCCGGCGCGATCCAGCACCGGGCCGGCATGCAGACGTCGAAGACCATCGTCGTGGTCAACAAGGACCCCGAGGCGCCCATCTTCGCGATGGCCGACTTCGGCGTCGTCGGCGACCTCCACACCGTCCTCCCGCAGGCCACCGCGGAGATCCAGAAGCGCAAGAGCTGA
- a CDS encoding electron transfer flavoprotein subunit beta/FixA family protein — MKIVTLVKHVPDATADRSFTAADNTTDRAGVDGLLSELDEYAVEEALKVADAGEDVEIVALTMGPDGADAALKKALQMGADSGVHVVDDSLHGSDALATARVLAAAVTKIGDVDLVLTGMASTDGAMSVVPAMLAEHLGLAHVGFVGELAVDGATVTARRDGDTASETIEAALPAVVAVTDQINEPRYPSFKGIMAAKKKPVESWSLADLGVDGGSVGLGGAATVVREVVKRPERAAGTVVTDEGDGGVKLAEFLAAQKLI; from the coding sequence ATGAAGATCGTGACCCTGGTCAAGCACGTTCCGGACGCCACCGCGGATCGGAGTTTCACCGCTGCCGACAACACCACTGATCGTGCCGGTGTCGACGGCCTGTTGTCCGAGCTCGACGAGTACGCCGTCGAAGAGGCCCTCAAGGTCGCCGATGCCGGCGAGGACGTCGAGATCGTCGCCCTGACGATGGGCCCCGACGGCGCCGACGCCGCTCTGAAGAAGGCGCTGCAGATGGGCGCGGACTCCGGCGTGCACGTCGTCGACGACTCCCTGCACGGGTCCGACGCGCTGGCCACCGCCCGGGTGCTGGCGGCCGCCGTCACCAAGATCGGCGACGTCGATCTGGTCCTGACCGGTATGGCGTCGACCGACGGCGCCATGAGTGTGGTCCCGGCGATGCTGGCCGAGCACCTCGGGCTGGCGCACGTGGGCTTCGTCGGCGAGCTGGCGGTCGACGGGGCCACGGTGACGGCGCGGCGCGACGGCGACACCGCGTCGGAGACCATCGAGGCCGCCCTGCCCGCGGTGGTGGCGGTGACCGACCAGATCAACGAGCCGCGGTATCCGTCGTTCAAGGGGATCATGGCGGCGAAGAAGAAGCCGGTCGAGTCGTGGTCGCTGGCCGACCTGGGGGTCGACGGCGGCAGTGTCGGCCTGGGTGGGGCCGCCACGGTCGTGCGTGAGGTCGTCAAGCGCCCGGAGCGCGCCGCGGGCACGGTGGTGACCGATGAGGGTGACGGCGGCGTGAAGCTGGCCGAGTTCCTCGCCGCGCAGAAGCTCATCTGA
- a CDS encoding glycosyltransferase family 4 protein yields MRILVVSWEYPPVIYGGLGRHVHRLTEGLVADGHDVAVVTQSAPGMPEEEDDKGVRVFRAPPDPPAGERGEDLVPWVLALNTSLMRTAHRLTREWMPDVVHAHDWVDAHAGINVARAIDAPLVATIHATEAGLWDGWLSTPLSRARHDIEAWLVAEATRSIVCSEAMRVEAAAAFDVPPEDLTVIRNAVDHPAWRTTAEARRATRERFGIPPKTPLLVFGGRLEWEKGVDVCIEALSLIRQRHHDARLVLAGAGSQEVNLRRLAQRLQIDHVVQFAGRMGQPELAALFGAADVALVPSSYEPFGIVALEACAAGTPVIAGDSGGLREVIEHDVTGLLVPPRDPSDLASAAMRLLEEPGLSQRLVRAAHQRIATEYVWTAVARETEKVYAAAVADPRPPRPRPAPAADGNILADRPASVQQAWRRVRGEV; encoded by the coding sequence ATGCGGATACTTGTCGTTTCGTGGGAGTACCCGCCAGTGATCTACGGCGGTCTCGGGCGTCACGTCCACCGCCTCACCGAGGGTCTCGTCGCCGACGGTCATGACGTCGCCGTCGTCACCCAGTCCGCCCCGGGCATGCCCGAGGAAGAGGACGACAAGGGCGTGCGCGTCTTCCGGGCGCCGCCCGATCCCCCGGCCGGGGAGCGCGGTGAGGACCTCGTGCCGTGGGTGCTGGCACTCAACACCAGCCTCATGCGCACCGCCCATCGCCTGACCCGCGAGTGGATGCCCGACGTCGTCCACGCCCACGACTGGGTCGACGCCCACGCCGGCATCAACGTCGCCCGTGCCATCGACGCGCCGCTCGTCGCCACCATCCACGCCACCGAGGCGGGCCTCTGGGACGGCTGGCTGTCGACGCCGCTGTCGCGGGCCCGGCACGACATCGAGGCCTGGCTGGTCGCCGAGGCCACGCGCTCCATCGTCTGCTCCGAGGCCATGCGGGTCGAGGCCGCGGCCGCGTTCGACGTGCCACCCGAGGACCTCACCGTCATCCGCAACGCCGTCGACCACCCGGCCTGGCGCACCACGGCCGAGGCGCGGCGGGCGACGCGCGAGCGGTTCGGCATCCCGCCCAAGACGCCGCTGCTGGTGTTCGGCGGACGCCTCGAATGGGAGAAGGGCGTCGACGTCTGCATCGAGGCACTGTCGCTCATTCGGCAGCGCCACCACGACGCCCGGCTGGTCCTGGCCGGCGCCGGGTCGCAGGAGGTCAACCTGCGGCGGCTGGCGCAGCGCCTGCAGATCGACCACGTCGTGCAGTTCGCCGGGCGCATGGGCCAGCCCGAGCTCGCGGCGCTCTTCGGCGCGGCCGACGTCGCCCTGGTGCCGTCGTCGTACGAGCCGTTCGGCATCGTGGCGCTCGAGGCGTGCGCGGCCGGCACCCCCGTCATCGCCGGCGACAGCGGCGGCCTGCGCGAGGTCATCGAGCACGACGTGACGGGCCTGCTGGTCCCGCCGCGCGACCCCAGCGACCTCGCGTCGGCGGCCATGCGGCTGCTCGAGGAGCCCGGTCTGTCGCAGCGCCTGGTCCGGGCCGCCCACCAGCGCATCGCCACCGAGTACGTCTGGACCGCCGTCGCCCGCGAGACCGAGAAGGTCTACGCGGCCGCGGTGGCCGACCCCCGTCCGCCCCGCCCGCGCCCCGCACCCGCCGCCGACGGCAACATCCTCGCCGACCGGCCCGCCTCGGTGCAGCAGGCCTGGCGCCGCGTCCGCGGCGAAGTGTAG
- a CDS encoding type IV toxin-antitoxin system AbiEi family antitoxin domain-containing protein, giving the protein MDIEDLIAGQDGVVSRAQALASGLTEDALTWLLRSGRWRRVHAGVYATFTGPLPFAAQVWAAILRAGRGAVASHRTAAYLDGLCDDPGPTVHVTAPAERHVRGKVDGVRVHYAHRLALTRHPAKTPPRTRVEDTVLDLVDTASHPREAEGWVTAACQRRATTPERLADALARRKKIRWRAMVEAMLTDVAEGAQSPLELRHLRRVERAHGLPTGCRQRRVAGRRVIWIDVDYEQYRVRVELDGRVGHTGEGRFRDHQRDNRATVDGHATLRYGHADVFTDPCGVAAEQARVLTARGWTGTPRSCRPGCPVDTRDHRRLLASEHQ; this is encoded by the coding sequence GTGGACATCGAGGACCTCATCGCCGGCCAGGACGGCGTGGTCAGCCGTGCGCAGGCGCTCGCGAGCGGGCTGACCGAGGACGCGCTGACCTGGCTGCTGCGGTCGGGCCGCTGGCGTCGGGTCCACGCCGGTGTGTACGCCACGTTCACGGGGCCGTTGCCCTTCGCGGCGCAGGTGTGGGCGGCGATCCTGCGTGCGGGCCGCGGCGCGGTGGCCAGTCACCGGACCGCGGCCTATCTGGACGGCCTGTGTGACGACCCGGGCCCGACGGTGCACGTCACCGCGCCCGCCGAACGACACGTGCGGGGCAAGGTCGACGGTGTTCGGGTCCACTACGCGCATCGACTCGCCCTGACCCGGCATCCGGCCAAGACCCCGCCCCGGACCCGGGTCGAGGACACCGTGCTGGACCTCGTCGACACCGCATCGCACCCGCGCGAGGCGGAAGGCTGGGTGACGGCGGCCTGTCAGCGCCGCGCGACCACGCCGGAACGACTCGCCGACGCCCTGGCACGGCGGAAGAAGATCCGCTGGCGGGCCATGGTCGAGGCGATGCTCACCGATGTCGCCGAGGGCGCGCAGTCACCACTCGAACTGCGCCACCTGCGCCGGGTCGAACGCGCCCACGGCCTGCCCACCGGCTGCCGCCAACGCCGCGTCGCCGGCCGGCGCGTCATCTGGATCGATGTCGACTACGAGCAGTACCGCGTGCGAGTCGAGCTCGACGGCCGCGTCGGGCACACCGGCGAAGGCCGGTTCCGCGACCACCAGCGCGACAACCGCGCCACCGTCGACGGCCACGCGACGCTGCGCTACGGCCACGCCGACGTGTTCACCGACCCATGCGGCGTCGCCGCCGAACAGGCCCGCGTCCTCACCGCCCGCGGCTGGACCGGCACACCACGCTCCTGCCGGCCCGGCTGCCCTGTGGACACTCGTGATCATCGGCGATTGCTGGCGTCGGAACACCAGTGA
- a CDS encoding HTTM domain-containing protein: MIGDALRVVTGAVGRTVDAGERWLFDGKKATHGLAAMRILIGVAILGSLTVNFTNRHYVWGPGARWLTPWLTVDEYGFPFTAVFAYDDNTTVFTLKYLLLAALAVAFTLGWRTRVVTPLLMIGIASLMRLNPLGDDAGDNIVRIMLLFLCFADVSMRWSLDARRRARPDYRPLIALPPWTGTLFHNVALMAVAAQVFIIYMTSGLSKVQGSMWQEGVGLYYPLRIGQYAPWPGLNELVYTNGFFVTIGSYVTVFVQVLFPLLLLRRGTRVLALLAIFAMHVGIAVTMALPWFSLAMIAADMVFIRDDTYRALTRWLTRARRSQAPDPEPSPPEPTHDHRRSLAPEHQ; this comes from the coding sequence ATGATCGGCGATGCTCTCCGGGTCGTGACCGGCGCCGTCGGGCGGACCGTCGACGCCGGCGAACGCTGGCTGTTCGACGGCAAGAAGGCCACCCATGGGCTGGCCGCGATGCGCATCCTCATCGGCGTCGCGATCCTCGGCTCGCTCACCGTCAACTTCACCAACCGGCACTACGTGTGGGGCCCGGGCGCGCGCTGGCTGACCCCCTGGCTCACCGTCGACGAGTACGGCTTCCCGTTCACCGCCGTCTTCGCCTACGACGACAACACCACCGTCTTCACGCTGAAGTACCTGCTGCTGGCCGCGCTCGCCGTCGCGTTCACGCTGGGCTGGCGCACCCGCGTCGTGACGCCGCTGCTGATGATCGGCATCGCCAGCCTGATGCGTCTCAACCCGCTGGGCGACGACGCCGGCGACAACATCGTGCGCATCATGCTGCTGTTCCTGTGCTTCGCCGACGTGTCCATGCGCTGGTCGCTGGACGCCCGCCGCCGGGCCCGGCCCGACTACCGCCCGCTGATCGCGCTGCCGCCGTGGACCGGCACGCTCTTCCACAACGTCGCGCTCATGGCCGTGGCCGCGCAGGTCTTCATCATCTACATGACCTCCGGGCTGTCGAAGGTCCAGGGCAGCATGTGGCAGGAGGGCGTCGGCCTGTACTACCCGCTGCGCATCGGCCAGTACGCCCCCTGGCCCGGGTTGAACGAACTCGTCTACACCAACGGGTTCTTCGTCACGATCGGCAGCTACGTGACGGTGTTCGTGCAGGTCCTGTTCCCGCTGCTGTTGCTGCGGCGAGGGACCCGGGTGCTGGCGCTGCTGGCGATCTTCGCCATGCACGTCGGCATCGCCGTCACCATGGCGCTGCCCTGGTTCTCGCTGGCCATGATCGCCGCCGACATGGTCTTCATCCGCGACGACACCTACCGCGCCCTGACCCGCTGGCTCACGCGCGCCCGCCGCAGCCAAGCTCCCGACCCCGAGCCCTCACCGCCCGAACCCACCCATGATCATCGGCGATCGCTGGCGCCAGAGCACCAGTGA
- a CDS encoding DUF5819 family protein, which yields MPNERPDERPDERLADSRNDGVADGRGAQVPPIAKGVAFFLVGVVALHFAMTFLWNAPANPIKDSIGGQVSGYMRPFFQQNWSLFAPNPVNAEDEILVRAQVEDPQTGALRTTEWEEPTRLEWTLIHHDPAPSRASRLTSNLHRRVNTAWNALSDEQQEIVARDYTDMPDWVPLADDLIAAQGGETSSRVANIVRADRVATGYATQFARAMWGEDVVAVQFQLVRTPVPRWDVRFDPVPENPQQTTRDFGWRPALVDPNQDETAFADVVDGLVENR from the coding sequence GTGCCGAACGAGAGGCCGGACGAGCGGCCGGACGAGAGGCTGGCCGACAGCCGGAACGACGGCGTAGCCGACGGCCGGGGCGCCCAGGTGCCGCCCATCGCGAAGGGCGTCGCGTTCTTCCTGGTCGGCGTCGTCGCGCTGCACTTCGCGATGACGTTCCTCTGGAACGCGCCCGCCAACCCGATCAAGGACTCCATCGGCGGTCAGGTGTCCGGGTACATGCGCCCGTTCTTCCAGCAGAACTGGAGCCTGTTCGCGCCCAACCCCGTCAACGCCGAGGACGAGATCCTGGTGCGGGCGCAGGTCGAGGACCCGCAGACCGGCGCCCTGCGCACGACGGAGTGGGAGGAGCCGACCCGGCTCGAGTGGACGCTGATCCACCACGATCCCGCGCCGTCGCGGGCCAGCCGGCTGACGTCGAACCTGCACCGCCGCGTCAACACAGCGTGGAACGCGCTGAGCGACGAGCAGCAGGAGATCGTCGCGCGCGACTACACCGACATGCCCGACTGGGTGCCGCTGGCCGACGACCTCATCGCGGCGCAGGGCGGCGAGACGTCGTCGCGGGTGGCCAACATCGTCCGCGCCGACCGCGTCGCCACCGGCTACGCCACCCAGTTCGCCCGGGCGATGTGGGGTGAGGACGTCGTCGCCGTCCAGTTCCAGCTGGTCCGCACGCCGGTGCCGCGCTGGGACGTCCGCTTCGACCCCGTCCCCGAGAACCCGCAGCAGACCACGCGCGACTTCGGCTGGCGCCCGGCGCTCGTCGACCCGAACCAGGACGAGACCGCCTTCGCCGACGTCGTCGACGGGCTGGTGGAGAACCGATGA